A window of the Dickeya dianthicola NCPPB 453 genome harbors these coding sequences:
- a CDS encoding methyl-accepting chemotaxis protein, translating into MTIVKKLAIAISIFSLALISVGGFGLHSLSQSKDRLEYVMTNTLPSLDNLVKSNNALNDARSDLALIFLTREEQQRNTLKRALDDSLASVEKLNAIYKKDLISDDKDIQLANDNLQYLSDFRAAKDKLFQQSQTDTQAAEKAFASQGYVTLAQEKLVKGFQDQYNYNVGLAGGLQEQNTTSFKQAFFGLVGLIVVALLAAGTLSTVIISYVRTSLNALRQTLIAVSENLDLTLQADTRKNDEIGQTSSAFNNLIQRFSTVLADVRSASESVSTASGEIAAANEDLSSRTEEQASSLAQTAASMHEISSTIESNVDNTAQANRLGQQASVAVQHGDEAVQRMMHAMEEIAHGSAKVADITNLIEGIAFQTNILALNAAVEAARAGEHGRGFAVVAGEVRTLSQRSSSAAKEIKTLIDSAIAAVQHGAVQADEVRDAISNVKGVIQNVSSLVNEVSLASEEQSRGIAQINTAINQMEAVTQQNAAMVEQASSAADSLNEQATKLRQSVETFKLQGNAHFIDMHSMNDIHPLRLGNH; encoded by the coding sequence ATGACCATTGTGAAAAAATTAGCTATCGCAATCAGTATTTTTTCCCTGGCGCTGATTAGCGTAGGTGGTTTTGGTCTTCACTCACTTAGCCAGTCAAAAGATCGTCTGGAATATGTGATGACTAACACATTACCCAGCCTTGATAATTTGGTGAAATCGAATAATGCATTAAACGATGCACGTAGCGATCTGGCGCTTATTTTTCTTACCCGGGAAGAGCAACAGCGCAATACCTTAAAACGCGCACTTGATGACTCGCTGGCCAGTGTTGAAAAACTGAATGCCATATATAAAAAAGACCTGATCTCTGACGACAAAGATATACAGTTGGCTAATGATAATCTGCAATATCTGAGCGACTTCCGTGCCGCTAAAGATAAGCTGTTTCAGCAGTCCCAAACCGATACTCAGGCCGCAGAGAAGGCCTTTGCCTCTCAGGGCTATGTCACGCTGGCTCAGGAGAAACTGGTAAAAGGCTTTCAGGATCAGTACAACTACAACGTAGGTCTGGCTGGCGGGCTGCAGGAACAAAATACCACCAGCTTCAAACAGGCTTTCTTCGGGCTGGTCGGGTTGATTGTGGTCGCCCTGCTCGCCGCCGGCACCTTGTCTACGGTGATTATCAGTTATGTGCGCACCAGCCTGAACGCCCTGCGCCAGACGCTGATCGCTGTCAGTGAAAATCTGGATTTGACCCTGCAAGCCGATACCAGAAAGAATGACGAGATAGGTCAAACCTCCAGCGCCTTTAACAACCTGATTCAGCGATTCTCCACCGTTTTGGCTGACGTACGTTCCGCCAGTGAAAGCGTTTCGACGGCATCCGGCGAAATCGCCGCCGCCAATGAAGACCTCTCGTCCAGAACGGAAGAACAAGCCTCCTCGCTGGCGCAGACCGCCGCCAGCATGCATGAAATTTCATCCACCATCGAAAGCAATGTCGACAACACCGCACAGGCCAATCGGCTGGGTCAGCAAGCGAGCGTCGCGGTCCAGCATGGCGATGAAGCGGTGCAGCGAATGATGCATGCAATGGAAGAGATAGCCCACGGGTCCGCGAAAGTAGCCGATATCACTAACCTGATTGAGGGTATCGCCTTCCAGACCAATATTCTGGCGCTGAATGCCGCCGTAGAAGCCGCCCGGGCGGGTGAGCATGGCCGTGGTTTCGCGGTAGTCGCCGGCGAGGTCCGCACGCTGTCCCAGCGTTCCTCATCCGCCGCCAAAGAGATCAAGACTCTGATCGACAGCGCGATCGCCGCCGTACAGCACGGTGCGGTGCAGGCTGATGAAGTGCGTGATGCCATCAGCAACGTGAAAGGCGTGATTCAGAACGTCTCCAGCTTGGTCAATGAAGTGTCGCTGGCATCAGAAGAACAAAGCCGCGGCATCGCCCAGATTAACACCGCAATCAACCAGATGGAGGCGGTTACGCAGCAGAACGCCGCGATGGTGGAACAAGCCTCATCAGCAGCAGATTCACTCAACGAGCAGGCAACTAAATTGCGCCAGTCGGTGGAGACGTTCAAACTGCAGGGGAACGCCCATTTTATCGATATGCATAGCATGAACGACATACACCCCTTGCGCCTTGGCAATCACTGA
- the phoH gene encoding phosphate starvation-inducible protein PhoH: MGRQKAVIKARREAKRVIRRESRSHRQREEDSVTSLVQLGGIEAIGMARESRDASMIEARTPAQEHYLSAIENKQLIFATGEAGCGKTFLSAAKAAEALLHKEVERIIVTRPVLQAEEDLGFLPGDIAEKFAPYFRPVYDVLQRRLGSSFLQYCLRPEIAKVEISPFAYMRGRTFENAVVILDEAQNVTVSQMKMFLTRLGENVTVIVNGDITQCDLPVGVKSGLRDALERFTEDGMVGIVTFGKEDCVRSELCQRTLVAYS, translated from the coding sequence ATGGGAAGACAAAAAGCAGTGATCAAAGCGCGTCGTGAAGCCAAACGTGTTATCAGACGTGAATCGCGCAGTCATCGTCAGCGTGAAGAAGATTCGGTCACTTCTCTGGTTCAGTTGGGCGGCATTGAAGCTATCGGTATGGCGCGTGAGAGCCGCGACGCCTCAATGATTGAGGCTCGAACCCCAGCTCAGGAACACTACTTGTCTGCAATAGAAAATAAACAGTTGATCTTTGCCACCGGTGAGGCGGGTTGTGGCAAAACGTTTCTCAGTGCGGCCAAAGCGGCCGAAGCACTGCTTCATAAAGAGGTTGAACGTATTATTGTTACGCGGCCGGTATTGCAGGCGGAGGAAGATCTCGGCTTCCTGCCGGGCGACATCGCGGAGAAATTTGCGCCTTATTTTCGGCCAGTGTATGACGTGTTGCAACGTCGGCTTGGCTCTTCTTTCCTGCAGTACTGCCTGCGGCCGGAAATCGCCAAGGTGGAGATCTCGCCATTCGCCTATATGCGCGGGCGGACGTTCGAAAATGCAGTGGTGATTCTGGACGAGGCGCAGAACGTGACCGTCAGTCAGATGAAGATGTTCCTGACGCGTCTAGGCGAGAATGTCACGGTGATTGTCAATGGCGATATTACGCAGTGTGATTTGCCTGTGGGCGTGAAATCGGGCCTGCGCGACGCGCTGGAGCGGTTTACGGAAGATGGCATGGTAGGCATTGTCACCTTTGGCAAGGAGGACTGCGTCCGCTCCGAGCTGTGCCAACGTACGCTGGTGGCGTATTCCTGA
- the fliZ gene encoding flagella biosynthesis regulatory protein FliZ: MPQATRKKQLLSRYLKDFKHRQTHCANCAKELDRVSLVFRDQLINKRSIAMMDRLIDNTIWESVQEELIPLCRFCSEVSCNTHANYFDIKAFTQYLIEQTEVRHSTMREYVIRLRRLDELLLAKNYPQESFSSDGNIQQRVCDYLPDIEQNTYRSALRKYDQYLHWHKHY, encoded by the coding sequence ATGCCTCAAGCAACCAGGAAGAAGCAGCTTCTGAGCCGTTATTTGAAAGATTTCAAACACAGGCAAACACACTGCGCTAATTGTGCCAAGGAACTGGATCGTGTTTCGCTGGTATTTCGCGATCAGCTCATCAATAAAAGGTCGATAGCCATGATGGATCGGCTGATTGACAACACTATCTGGGAATCTGTGCAGGAAGAACTCATCCCCTTATGTCGTTTTTGCAGCGAAGTTTCCTGCAATACACACGCTAATTATTTTGATATCAAAGCGTTTACGCAGTATCTGATCGAGCAGACTGAGGTGCGTCACAGCACGATGAGGGAATATGTCATTCGTTTGCGGCGTCTGGATGAATTGCTGCTGGCGAAGAATTACCCGCAGGAAAGTTTCTCCTCGGATGGCAATATTCAGCAGCGTGTTTGCGATTATTTGCCTGATATCGAGCAGAATACATATCGCAGCGCCCTGCGGAAGTACGATCAATATCTGCATTGGCATAAACATTACTAA
- a CDS encoding RNA polymerase sigma factor FliA, producing the protein MSELYTAEGTMDKNSLWKRYVPLVRHEALRLQVRLPASVELDDLLQAGGIGLLSAVERYDSLQGTAFTTYAVQRIRGAMLDELRSRDWAPRSVRRNAREVAQAMQQAEQSLGRAPTEQEVAQTLNISLEEYRQILLDTNNSQLFSYDEWREEHGDSAEALLEGNEEANPLNQLMDVNLRQRVMDAIDNLPEREKMVLTLYYQEELNLKEIGAVLEVGESRVSQLHSQAIKRLRAKLMSDV; encoded by the coding sequence GTGAGCGAACTGTATACCGCTGAAGGCACAATGGATAAAAATTCATTATGGAAGCGCTATGTTCCCTTGGTGCGCCATGAAGCCTTACGCTTACAGGTTCGTCTTCCGGCAAGCGTCGAGCTCGATGATCTTCTGCAAGCGGGGGGGATCGGGCTGCTCAGTGCCGTAGAGCGTTATGATTCGTTGCAGGGCACGGCATTCACCACCTATGCCGTGCAACGTATTCGTGGCGCGATGCTGGATGAGCTGCGCAGCCGGGACTGGGCGCCACGCAGTGTCAGGCGTAACGCTCGGGAAGTGGCGCAGGCAATGCAGCAGGCTGAACAGTCACTCGGCCGGGCTCCTACCGAACAGGAAGTGGCCCAGACCCTGAATATCTCGCTGGAGGAGTATCGCCAGATTCTTCTGGATACCAACAATAGCCAGTTGTTTTCTTACGATGAATGGCGAGAAGAGCATGGGGATAGCGCTGAGGCGTTACTGGAAGGAAATGAGGAAGCCAATCCGTTAAATCAACTGATGGACGTGAATTTACGCCAGCGAGTGATGGACGCGATTGATAACCTACCAGAGCGAGAGAAAATGGTGTTGACCCTCTATTACCAGGAAGAACTGAACCTAAAGGAGATTGGGGCGGTTCTGGAGGTTGGAGAGTCGCGCGTTAGTCAGTTGCATAGCCAGGCGATAAAGCGTCTGCGTGCGAAATTAATGAGTGACGTTTAA
- a CDS encoding FkbM family methyltransferase: MNTASKPAAANSATADFFERFTRADGVKHYVLGVNQYAEAVANVAPVDGFIDEYTDLTTWLGKPVLRLNQIEKDSMVVSAVTNSRPRTGVEKLKAAGVKEVMDYFAFADLSHGAVPQLECITDMRKEYATNTAKFEWIRGLLVDDESRQVFDDILRFRLEANLAAIDKYDFCVDRQYFEPFVAFSDGEVFVDGGGFDGFTSLEFAKRCPGYGGIHFFEPGSDTLALAKKNMQHLHGVTYHPLGLFDRNTTLSFSSGDGSASHISEEGDVKIEVTTLDSVVNEPVTFIKLDLEGAEIAALTGMKQHILDDHPKLAVAVYHYPSDFWKIPEYILSMRNDYRIYLRHYTEGWAETIMFFIPAAN; this comes from the coding sequence ATGAATACAGCCAGTAAGCCTGCGGCAGCGAACAGCGCAACAGCTGATTTTTTTGAGCGGTTTACCCGTGCCGATGGTGTTAAACACTATGTACTGGGCGTTAACCAGTATGCGGAGGCCGTCGCCAACGTTGCGCCGGTCGACGGTTTTATTGACGAATACACCGACCTGACGACATGGTTGGGAAAGCCGGTGCTGCGCCTGAATCAAATCGAGAAGGACAGCATGGTGGTGTCTGCGGTGACCAATTCCCGCCCCAGAACCGGCGTGGAAAAATTGAAAGCGGCGGGCGTCAAAGAGGTGATGGACTACTTCGCGTTTGCCGACCTGAGCCACGGCGCGGTTCCCCAGCTTGAATGCATTACCGATATGCGTAAAGAGTATGCGACCAACACCGCGAAATTCGAGTGGATCCGCGGGCTGCTGGTCGATGATGAGTCCCGCCAGGTATTTGACGACATTTTGCGTTTTCGTCTGGAAGCTAACCTGGCTGCGATCGATAAATACGATTTTTGTGTCGACAGGCAGTATTTCGAACCGTTCGTTGCGTTTTCCGATGGTGAAGTCTTTGTCGATGGCGGCGGGTTTGATGGCTTTACCAGCCTGGAGTTCGCCAAACGTTGCCCTGGGTATGGCGGCATCCATTTCTTCGAGCCGGGCAGCGATACGCTGGCGTTGGCTAAAAAGAATATGCAGCATTTGCATGGCGTTACTTATCACCCGCTTGGGTTATTCGACCGAAATACGACGCTGAGCTTTTCCTCGGGCGATGGTTCTGCCAGCCATATTTCGGAAGAAGGGGACGTAAAAATTGAAGTGACGACGCTGGATAGCGTAGTTAATGAGCCTGTTACCTTTATCAAGCTGGATCTGGAGGGGGCGGAAATCGCCGCGCTGACCGGAATGAAACAGCATATTCTGGACGATCACCCGAAACTGGCGGTGGCGGTTTATCATTATCCGAGCGACTTCTGGAAGATTCCCGAATATATCTTGAGCATGCGGAATGATTATCGCATTTACCTGCGCCACTATACCGAAGGGTGGGCTGAGACCATCATGTTCTTTATCCCGGCGGCTAACTGA
- a CDS encoding Gfo/Idh/MocA family protein produces MKSMTNNGEALKVGFIGGGINSAIGETHKIASQMDGQFELVSGFFSRHDDINQQTAVSWGIHEDRVYRDLTGFLQAEASKLDAVVILTPTPTHKDIVIACIEHQLPVICEKSLATSVAEVAEIQRALEKMNGTLLVTFNYSGYPMVRELKQRIADGELGQIRQVMVEMPQEGFLRHVKSGAVPRPQDWRQHDGVIPTVSLDLGAHAHQMVDYIIGEQAQDVYAVHHRFGEIPDVVDTVHCISGYTNQVVCNYWYTKAALGYRNGLRIRVYGSKGSAEWLQMDPEHLKLSNINGVSYVIDRTHPDNLIASQPRYNRFKAGHPAGFIEAFANYYEDIASYLKEGACEYVFGADVAMRGIRYLQAAAASAHKGEKVRITE; encoded by the coding sequence ATGAAAAGCATGACAAACAACGGTGAGGCGTTAAAAGTCGGGTTCATCGGTGGAGGCATTAATTCGGCAATCGGTGAAACGCATAAGATTGCTTCGCAGATGGATGGCCAGTTCGAACTGGTCTCGGGGTTTTTCAGCCGCCATGATGACATCAATCAGCAAACCGCCGTCAGTTGGGGAATTCATGAAGACCGCGTGTACCGCGATCTGACCGGCTTTTTGCAGGCGGAAGCCAGCAAGCTGGATGCGGTCGTCATTTTGACGCCGACGCCGACGCACAAAGATATTGTGATTGCCTGTATTGAGCATCAACTGCCGGTTATCTGTGAGAAGTCGCTGGCAACCAGCGTGGCGGAAGTGGCCGAGATTCAGCGTGCGCTGGAAAAAATGAACGGGACTTTGCTGGTCACCTTCAATTATTCCGGTTACCCGATGGTCAGGGAGCTGAAACAGCGGATCGCCGATGGCGAGCTGGGGCAGATTAGGCAGGTCATGGTGGAAATGCCTCAGGAAGGCTTTCTGCGTCACGTGAAAAGTGGGGCGGTGCCGCGCCCGCAAGACTGGCGCCAGCATGACGGCGTGATCCCTACCGTGTCGCTGGATCTGGGGGCGCATGCCCATCAGATGGTAGATTACATTATTGGTGAGCAGGCGCAGGATGTGTATGCGGTGCATCATCGGTTCGGCGAAATTCCGGATGTCGTGGATACGGTTCACTGTATTTCCGGTTACACCAATCAGGTGGTGTGCAATTACTGGTACACCAAGGCGGCGCTGGGTTACCGCAACGGGCTGCGTATCCGGGTTTATGGCAGCAAAGGATCGGCAGAATGGCTGCAGATGGACCCTGAGCATTTGAAACTCAGCAATATCAACGGTGTTTCCTACGTGATCGACAGAACGCACCCGGATAATCTGATCGCATCCCAGCCACGATACAACCGTTTTAAAGCCGGCCATCCCGCCGGATTTATTGAAGCGTTCGCCAATTACTACGAGGACATTGCTTCTTATCTGAAAGAGGGCGCGTGCGAGTATGTGTTTGGCGCCGATGTTGCGATGCGCGGTATTCGTTATCTCCAGGCCGCCGCCGCCAGCGCGCATAAAGGAGAGAAGGTTCGGATCACGGAATAA
- a CDS encoding ATP-grasp domain-containing protein, whose amino-acid sequence MSTIDALMLDAGFSALPLLEACLEQGVAIGVCSGKPGDPGHVRATRSIVEDYSDKEAILGIVRKENIKAILPGVTDVSYETGAWVAESLGMPGFDSVETTTILLKKDAFRAYAQRKGLPIPKAVRDIESVGQLSYPILVKPVDAYSGLGISQVQREQDILPAYQSAASASVSGQVVIEEFKQGSLHSHSAFIRNGEIVCEFFVDEYCTVYPYQVNSSCVAHQMSEALKNAVSDCINSIVADLKLCDGLLHTQFIVNGDDFWLIELTRRCPGDLYCQLIRYSTDIPYAEYFVAPFLSLPSTFANKRPAARHYVARHTVSVAEKTIFNALRYHQLPGELLESVVLKKSGEVLNPAPGDRAAVVFMTFDDKAHLLKNTGNLKYHLVVSHSFLGKEK is encoded by the coding sequence ATGTCGACTATAGATGCCTTAATGCTTGATGCGGGTTTTTCTGCGCTGCCGCTGCTGGAAGCGTGCCTGGAACAGGGCGTTGCGATTGGTGTATGCAGCGGTAAACCCGGCGATCCTGGTCATGTTCGGGCAACCCGGTCGATTGTCGAAGATTATTCGGACAAAGAGGCTATTCTCGGCATTGTCAGAAAGGAAAACATTAAGGCTATTTTGCCCGGCGTGACGGACGTCTCTTACGAAACCGGCGCCTGGGTTGCGGAATCGCTGGGCATGCCCGGTTTCGATTCGGTTGAGACAACGACGATCCTGCTAAAAAAGGATGCGTTTCGTGCTTATGCGCAGCGTAAGGGACTGCCGATTCCCAAAGCGGTGCGTGATATTGAGTCGGTAGGGCAACTGTCGTATCCGATTCTGGTTAAGCCAGTCGATGCCTACAGTGGCCTCGGCATTAGCCAGGTTCAGCGTGAGCAGGATATTCTGCCGGCTTACCAGTCGGCCGCATCGGCATCGGTAAGCGGTCAGGTGGTGATAGAAGAGTTCAAGCAGGGCTCGTTGCACAGCCATTCGGCGTTTATTCGTAACGGCGAAATTGTCTGTGAGTTCTTTGTTGATGAGTATTGCACGGTCTACCCTTATCAGGTGAACAGCAGCTGTGTGGCTCATCAAATGAGTGAAGCGCTGAAAAATGCCGTCAGTGACTGTATCAACAGTATTGTCGCCGACCTGAAGTTATGTGATGGCTTGCTGCATACGCAATTTATCGTCAATGGCGACGATTTCTGGCTGATAGAACTGACCCGGCGCTGCCCAGGCGATTTGTATTGCCAGCTGATTCGTTATTCTACCGATATCCCTTATGCGGAATATTTTGTGGCGCCGTTCTTGTCGCTGCCGTCGACATTCGCCAATAAGCGGCCGGCGGCCCGTCATTATGTAGCCAGACATACCGTATCGGTGGCTGAAAAAACGATCTTTAACGCGCTGCGTTATCACCAGTTGCCCGGTGAGTTACTGGAAAGTGTCGTGCTGAAAAAAAGCGGCGAAGTGCTGAATCCGGCGCCGGGTGATCGGGCTGCCGTCGTCTTTATGACCTTCGATGATAAAGCGCATCTGCTAAAGAATACCGGAAACCTGAAATACCATCTGGTGGTGAGCCACTCTTTTCTGGGGAAAGAGAAATGA
- a CDS encoding DegT/DnrJ/EryC1/StrS family aminotransferase — protein MSKNIYVTSPLLPPLDEFTPYLEKIWDNKYLTNGGPFHQQLEHALAEYLGVKHLCLFTNGTLALLTALQALRITGEVITTPYSFVATSHSLLWNNLKPVFVDIDPVTCNLDPKKIEEAITPLTSAILPVHCYGIPCDVDRIQNIADVYGLKVIYDAAHSFGVKKDGDSILNYGDLSILSFHATKVFNTIEGGAIICPDAKMKKRIDYLKNFGFADETTVVAPGINGKMNEVQAAFGLLQLNYIDQALEDRKRIYRYYRDGLAQINSIRTLSVPDSIDWNYAYFPLFVNDYSFDVREKLYDALKEHGIMSRRYFYPLISSFPMYRGLGSAGAENLPVATDIANAVLCLPIYPGLETGDQDHIIEIIGRTLSENVR, from the coding sequence ATGAGCAAGAACATCTACGTAACGAGCCCTTTATTGCCTCCGCTTGATGAATTTACGCCCTATCTGGAAAAGATATGGGACAACAAATATCTGACGAACGGCGGGCCTTTTCATCAGCAACTTGAGCACGCTCTGGCTGAGTATCTGGGCGTCAAACATCTGTGTCTGTTCACGAACGGCACGCTGGCGCTGCTGACGGCGTTGCAGGCGCTACGCATCACCGGCGAAGTCATCACCACGCCTTATTCGTTTGTGGCGACATCTCACTCGTTATTGTGGAATAACCTCAAGCCTGTTTTCGTCGATATCGATCCGGTGACCTGCAATCTGGATCCCAAAAAGATTGAAGAAGCGATTACGCCGCTCACATCCGCCATTCTGCCGGTCCACTGCTATGGTATTCCTTGCGATGTTGATCGAATCCAGAATATTGCGGATGTTTACGGCCTGAAGGTGATTTATGACGCCGCACACTCTTTCGGCGTGAAAAAGGATGGCGACAGTATTCTGAATTATGGCGATCTCTCGATTCTGAGTTTCCACGCGACCAAGGTATTTAACACCATTGAAGGCGGCGCCATTATCTGCCCCGACGCAAAAATGAAGAAACGGATCGATTATCTGAAAAACTTCGGCTTTGCGGATGAAACCACCGTGGTCGCCCCCGGCATTAACGGCAAAATGAACGAAGTGCAGGCGGCGTTTGGTTTATTGCAGCTGAATTATATCGATCAGGCGCTGGAAGACCGAAAACGCATTTATCGTTATTACCGTGACGGGCTGGCTCAGATTAATAGCATCAGGACGCTGAGCGTGCCGGATTCAATCGACTGGAATTATGCCTACTTCCCGCTTTTTGTTAATGATTATTCGTTCGATGTGCGCGAGAAACTTTATGACGCCTTGAAAGAGCACGGCATCATGTCACGCCGGTACTTCTACCCGTTGATCAGCAGTTTCCCGATGTACCGCGGCCTTGGCAGCGCGGGTGCCGAGAATTTGCCGGTGGCGACCGATATCGCCAACGCCGTGCTGTGTCTGCCCATTTATCCAGGTCTGGAAACCGGCGATCAGGACCACATCATTGAGATTATTGGGCGCACGTTGAGTGAAAACGTGCGTTAA